In Geopsychrobacter electrodiphilus DSM 16401, a single window of DNA contains:
- a CDS encoding NUDIX hydrolase, whose product MNRPLHTVIVSVVVRDEEGRLLLIKHPHRGWELPQGHVEQGEDLFAAASREVLEESGYEVEVVRLIAIFSKLSPEPSSIIFGLAARLAGGEATTSEESLEVGWFDQELALDMPEHSVNRNRLQKLLAPQQGVGYYSYSMSPFEYVQEHRI is encoded by the coding sequence ATGAATCGTCCCCTCCATACGGTCATTGTCAGTGTCGTGGTGCGTGATGAGGAGGGTCGGCTTCTGCTGATCAAACATCCCCATCGTGGCTGGGAACTGCCCCAAGGGCATGTTGAGCAGGGGGAAGATCTGTTCGCCGCAGCCAGTCGCGAAGTTCTCGAAGAGTCGGGCTACGAGGTGGAGGTTGTCCGCTTGATTGCCATCTTCAGCAAGCTGTCACCCGAGCCCTCATCAATCATCTTCGGGTTGGCGGCTCGCCTGGCTGGCGGTGAAGCGACTACGAGTGAGGAGAGCCTTGAAGTTGGTTGGTTTGATCAAGAGCTGGCGCTCGATATGCCGGAGCACTCGGTGAACCGGAATCGTCTGCAGAAGTTGCTCGCCCCGCAGCAGGGGGTCGGTTATTACAGCTACAGCATGTCACCATTTGAATATGTGCAGGAGCACCGAATCTAG
- a CDS encoding ammonium transporter — protein MTRLRTCFLTPLILTLLANPALAADHLDSGDTAWMLISSALVLVMLPGLALFYGGMVRSKNVLSTSMHTFVAMAIIGVQWIAFGYSLAFGGSGPLIGGFDHIFLNGITPESLSGTIPTYIFVMFQGMFAIITPALISGAVAERMKFSTYCVFILLWSTLVYDPLCHWVWGSGGWLAAAGALDFAGGTVVHLSSGITALVLAFFLGKRIGYPQERMTPHNLPMTLLGAGLLWFGWFGFNAGSALTSGGSAALAFTTTQTAAAAGALSWILIEWFHAGKPSALGAASGIIAGLVVITPAAGFVSPGWALLMGLSAGLVCYGGVMLKHRLGYDDSLDAFGVHGMGGAWGAIATGIFASVGATGLIGGNFHQLWVQLISVAATIAYAVSVTLILVFILKKTMGLRVEKDDERMGLDQTAHSETGYNY, from the coding sequence ATGACCCGACTGCGCACATGTTTTTTAACCCCGCTCATTTTGACCCTGTTAGCCAACCCGGCCCTGGCTGCCGACCACCTGGATAGCGGCGATACCGCCTGGATGCTGATCTCATCGGCGCTGGTGCTGGTAATGCTCCCCGGACTGGCCCTCTTTTACGGCGGCATGGTCCGGTCAAAGAACGTGCTGTCGACCAGCATGCACACCTTTGTGGCCATGGCGATTATCGGGGTGCAATGGATCGCCTTCGGCTACAGCCTGGCCTTCGGCGGGTCTGGTCCCCTGATTGGTGGCTTCGATCATATTTTCCTCAACGGGATCACCCCTGAAAGTCTCAGCGGCACCATCCCGACCTATATTTTCGTCATGTTTCAGGGAATGTTCGCCATCATCACGCCAGCTCTGATCTCGGGCGCGGTGGCTGAACGGATGAAGTTTTCAACCTACTGCGTCTTTATCCTGCTCTGGTCAACCCTGGTTTATGATCCCCTCTGCCATTGGGTCTGGGGCAGCGGCGGTTGGTTGGCGGCGGCCGGCGCCCTCGATTTTGCCGGCGGCACGGTTGTCCATCTCTCCTCAGGGATTACCGCCCTGGTGCTGGCGTTCTTTCTGGGCAAACGGATTGGTTATCCGCAAGAGCGCATGACCCCGCACAACCTGCCGATGACCCTGCTGGGGGCAGGCCTGCTCTGGTTCGGCTGGTTCGGCTTCAATGCCGGCAGCGCCCTGACCTCAGGCGGCAGCGCCGCGCTCGCCTTCACCACCACTCAAACCGCCGCAGCGGCCGGGGCACTGTCCTGGATCTTGATCGAATGGTTTCACGCCGGAAAACCGAGTGCCCTAGGTGCAGCATCGGGAATCATTGCCGGGCTGGTGGTCATCACCCCGGCCGCCGGCTTCGTTTCCCCGGGCTGGGCGCTGCTGATGGGTCTATCCGCAGGTCTGGTCTGCTACGGCGGCGTGATGCTGAAACACCGCCTGGGGTATGACGACTCTCTCGACGCCTTCGGTGTACATGGCATGGGGGGAGCCTGGGGTGCCATCGCCACCGGTATATTCGCCAGCGTCGGCGCCACCGGTCTGATCGGCGGGAATTTTCATCAACTGTGGGTTCAGTTGATCAGTGTGGCCGCCACCATCGCTTACGCCGTGAGCGTTACCCTGATCCTGGTCTTTATCCTCAAGAAAACCATGGGTCTGCGTGTCGAAAAAGATGATGAGCGCATGGGTCTTGACCAGACGGCCCACTCCGAAACCGGCTACAATTACTGA
- a CDS encoding branched-chain amino acid aminotransferase → MKLEILPVPSPKEKISDESQLVFGKKFTDRMFIMEFDRAKGWHSARIQPYGPLALDPAATVLHYSQEIFEGLKAFRRPDGSIALFRPKDNIARFNRSAKRMCMPEVDEEFFLQSLLELIRLESDWVPRSEGTSLYIRPTMISSEAFLGVRPADQYLCYIILSPVGAYYKGGVAPVKIWISDNYVRAAHGGTGEAKTGGNYAASLMAAKEAAEKGYDQVLWLDAREKKYVEEVGSMNMVFFYDGKIVTSPLAGTVLDGITRRSVLKLLKDMGYQIEERALSVDEVMQGAASGKLKEAFGTGTAVVISPVGSFCYKENCVQLGDGKPGELTMKLYKNLTDIQYGRQPDRYDWIVDI, encoded by the coding sequence ATGAAGCTCGAAATCCTTCCAGTTCCATCCCCTAAAGAGAAGATCAGCGATGAATCGCAGCTGGTCTTCGGTAAAAAGTTTACTGACCGCATGTTCATCATGGAGTTCGACCGAGCGAAAGGCTGGCATTCGGCACGGATCCAACCCTACGGTCCTCTCGCCCTCGATCCGGCGGCCACGGTCCTGCACTATTCGCAGGAAATTTTCGAAGGGCTCAAGGCCTTCCGCCGTCCCGACGGATCAATCGCCCTCTTTCGCCCCAAGGATAATATTGCACGCTTCAATCGCAGCGCCAAAAGAATGTGCATGCCTGAGGTCGATGAAGAGTTCTTTCTCCAGTCCTTGCTGGAGCTGATCCGACTCGAATCTGACTGGGTTCCCAGAAGTGAAGGGACGAGCCTCTATATCCGCCCAACCATGATCTCCAGCGAGGCCTTCCTCGGCGTGCGCCCGGCGGATCAATATCTCTGTTATATCATTCTTTCGCCGGTCGGTGCCTATTACAAAGGCGGCGTTGCTCCTGTCAAGATCTGGATTTCAGATAACTATGTCCGTGCCGCCCACGGTGGCACCGGCGAAGCCAAGACCGGTGGCAACTACGCTGCCAGCCTGATGGCGGCCAAAGAAGCGGCCGAAAAAGGTTATGATCAGGTGTTGTGGCTGGATGCGCGTGAAAAAAAATATGTCGAAGAGGTCGGCAGCATGAACATGGTGTTCTTCTACGATGGCAAGATCGTCACCTCACCGCTGGCCGGGACGGTCCTCGATGGCATCACCCGCCGCTCGGTCCTGAAGCTGCTCAAGGACATGGGCTACCAGATTGAAGAACGCGCGTTATCGGTTGACGAGGTGATGCAGGGTGCCGCCAGCGGCAAACTTAAAGAGGCCTTCGGCACCGGCACGGCCGTGGTCATCTCTCCGGTCGGTTCATTCTGTTACAAGGAGAACTGCGTTCAACTTGGTGACGGAAAACCGGGGGAACTGACCATGAAACTGTACAAAAATTTAACCGATATCCAGTATGGTCGCCAACCTGACCGCTACGACTGGATTGTCGATATCTGA
- a CDS encoding FAD-binding oxidoreductase → MIEARIVRILTGILGKEHVSTEKADLLCYSYDATQQKFLPDVVVHPATAAEISLIMKMANSEKIPVFPRGAGSGFSGGSLPTKGGIVLVTERMNRILEIDSENLVATVEPGVVTEQFQLVVEKLGLFYPPDPASLKFSTLGGNVAECAGGPRCVKYGVTKDFIIGLEIVTPQGDIITTGGPTMKGVVGYDLTKLICGSEGTLGIITRIIIKLLPLPEAKQTMLVMFASIDGAAQAVSAIIGNKIIPTTLEFMDGRTIDCVRKATNLEVPEAARALLIIEVDGDREFLAKQVEKIAAVIQPLGVVETRIAKTPAESEALWQIRRSVSASLRKVNPDKFNEDICVPRSKVPEMIRKVDAISEKYGIPIVNFGHAGDGNIHVNVMIDKKIPGEAEKAEKAIEEVFKGALTLGGTMSGEHGVGIAKAPYIPLEITPKAADYMKAIKQALDPNNILNPGKIFLDN, encoded by the coding sequence ATGATCGAAGCCCGTATCGTCCGCATTTTGACCGGTATCCTCGGCAAGGAGCATGTCTCCACCGAAAAAGCTGACCTGCTCTGCTACAGCTATGACGCCACCCAGCAGAAGTTTTTGCCGGACGTCGTGGTGCACCCGGCGACCGCCGCTGAAATCTCACTGATCATGAAGATGGCGAACTCCGAAAAGATTCCGGTCTTCCCGCGGGGTGCGGGGAGCGGATTCTCCGGAGGCAGTCTGCCGACCAAAGGGGGGATCGTGCTGGTGACCGAGCGCATGAACCGCATCCTTGAGATCGACAGTGAGAATCTGGTCGCAACCGTTGAGCCGGGGGTGGTGACCGAACAGTTTCAGCTGGTGGTGGAAAAGCTCGGACTCTTTTATCCGCCTGATCCCGCCTCGCTCAAGTTTTCGACCCTCGGCGGCAATGTCGCCGAATGTGCCGGCGGGCCGCGCTGCGTCAAGTATGGTGTGACCAAAGATTTCATCATCGGGCTGGAAATCGTTACCCCTCAGGGCGACATCATCACCACCGGTGGCCCGACCATGAAGGGCGTGGTTGGCTACGATTTGACCAAGCTGATTTGCGGCAGCGAGGGGACACTCGGCATCATCACCCGCATCATTATCAAGCTGTTGCCGCTCCCCGAAGCCAAGCAGACCATGCTGGTGATGTTTGCTTCAATCGACGGAGCTGCTCAGGCCGTGTCGGCGATTATCGGCAACAAAATTATCCCGACCACCCTTGAATTCATGGACGGGCGCACCATCGATTGTGTGCGGAAGGCGACCAACCTCGAGGTACCCGAGGCAGCGCGGGCGCTGTTGATTATTGAAGTCGACGGCGACAGGGAATTCCTCGCCAAACAGGTCGAGAAAATCGCCGCGGTTATCCAGCCCCTCGGGGTGGTTGAAACCCGCATCGCCAAGACTCCTGCGGAAAGTGAAGCCTTGTGGCAGATCCGGCGTTCGGTTTCGGCTTCGTTGCGCAAGGTTAACCCTGACAAGTTCAACGAGGATATCTGTGTGCCGCGCTCCAAGGTGCCGGAGATGATCCGCAAGGTTGACGCGATCAGTGAAAAATACGGCATCCCCATCGTCAACTTCGGTCATGCCGGTGACGGTAATATCCATGTCAATGTCATGATCGACAAGAAGATTCCGGGCGAAGCGGAAAAGGCGGAAAAAGCGATCGAGGAGGTCTTCAAAGGCGCTCTCACACTCGGCGGCACCATGAGCGGCGAACACGGGGTCGGCATCGCCAAGGCGCCCTACATCCCGCTTGAGATAACTCCCAAGGCCGCTGACTACATGAAAGCAATCAAGCAGGCCCTCGACCCGAATAATATTTTGAACCCCGGGAAGATATTTCTGGATAATTGA
- the miaA gene encoding tRNA (adenosine(37)-N6)-dimethylallyltransferase MiaA, with protein sequence MFGSQKPINLLVILGATAGGKTTLAVRAARQLDAEIISADSRQVYRGMDLGTGKDLAEYGEIPCHLIDIVEPGAEYNVFNFQRDCLAAIAAIHQREKLPLLCGGTGMYLDAVLRGYRLIEVPENRALRAELEPLSDHQLRLRLMQLKPQLHNRTDLDDRQRLLRAIEIAVGEQNSVDLPPFPPLHPCIFGLRWPHEVLRQRIALRLQQRFEQGMIAEVAELHEGGVPWAKLEFYGLEYRLIAQHLQGHLNRNDMVQQLRSAIGQFAKRQETFFRRMEKQGMKIHWLDGQGEPFADLCQVLQDLPNV encoded by the coding sequence ATGTTCGGCAGTCAGAAACCCATCAATCTGCTGGTTATTCTGGGCGCAACCGCAGGCGGGAAGACGACCCTTGCCGTGCGGGCGGCTCGGCAGCTGGATGCCGAGATTATCTCCGCCGATTCCCGTCAGGTTTATCGCGGGATGGATCTGGGGACCGGTAAGGATCTCGCCGAATATGGCGAGATCCCCTGCCATCTGATCGACATCGTCGAACCGGGTGCGGAATACAATGTTTTCAACTTTCAGCGCGACTGCCTCGCTGCGATCGCAGCGATTCATCAGCGCGAAAAACTCCCGTTGCTCTGTGGCGGGACCGGGATGTATCTCGACGCGGTGCTGCGCGGCTATCGCTTGATTGAAGTCCCCGAAAATCGCGCGCTGCGCGCCGAGCTTGAACCCCTTTCCGATCATCAGCTGCGTCTGCGCCTGATGCAGTTAAAGCCGCAACTCCACAATCGCACCGATCTTGACGATCGTCAGCGGCTGTTACGGGCGATTGAGATCGCCGTCGGCGAACAGAACTCCGTAGACCTTCCACCTTTCCCCCCGCTCCATCCCTGCATTTTTGGTCTGCGCTGGCCGCACGAGGTTCTGCGCCAGCGGATTGCCCTGCGTTTGCAGCAGCGCTTTGAACAGGGGATGATCGCTGAGGTTGCGGAACTACATGAAGGGGGGGTCCCCTGGGCAAAGCTTGAATTCTACGGATTGGAATATCGTCTTATTGCGCAGCATCTGCAGGGGCATCTTAACCGGAACGATATGGTTCAACAGCTGCGCAGCGCTATCGGCCAGTTTGCCAAGCGCCAGGAGACCTTTTTTCGGCGCATGGAGAAACAGGGGATGAAAATCCATTGGCTTGATGGGCAAGGTGAGCCATTTGCCGACCTTTGCCAGGTTCTGCAGGATTTACCAAATGTCTGA
- a CDS encoding chemotaxis protein CheD: protein MSQIIIGVGEYGVSNRPGDEIKTFALGSCVAVIFLDPRTGTLGMLHVALPESEINKTKSLDKPGYFADTGIPALLAEMARLGCSPQGQGMVVKLCGGANIMDTNEIFQIGKCNALSIKKLLWIYEMDVVAEDLGGTFSRSVSVSVETGEIILSSPGRPDWKL from the coding sequence ATGAGTCAGATCATTATCGGCGTGGGAGAATATGGCGTCTCAAACCGCCCCGGCGACGAGATCAAAACCTTTGCCCTCGGCTCCTGTGTTGCGGTGATCTTTCTCGACCCCAGGACCGGTACCCTGGGTATGTTGCATGTCGCCTTGCCGGAATCAGAAATCAACAAAACCAAATCCCTTGATAAACCGGGCTATTTTGCGGACACCGGAATTCCTGCCCTGCTCGCGGAGATGGCCAGGCTCGGGTGCAGCCCTCAAGGCCAGGGAATGGTGGTCAAGCTGTGCGGTGGAGCGAATATTATGGACACCAATGAAATCTTCCAGATCGGGAAGTGCAACGCGCTGTCGATCAAGAAACTTTTATGGATATATGAGATGGATGTGGTGGCGGAAGATCTGGGGGGAACCTTCAGCCGTTCGGTATCTGTTTCGGTGGAGACCGGAGAGATCATTCTCAGCTCGCCCGGTCGTCCCGACTGGAAGCTTTGA
- the larA gene encoding nickel-dependent lactate racemase codes for MHIELKYGNRKLQGEIPFDAQLLQPCIPPPAENPALQVHRALDRPLAVAPFEQIFSAGERVVIVTSDITRYTGSEIYLPILVERLNACGIADTDISILIALGIHRPQTEAEHRKILGPLFGRIKVFDHACDDPAQLVELGETSAGIPVAVNRRVVETDRVIVTGTVGFHYFAGFGGGRKGLVPGVAARKTCMASHFSVFNKAPQTGKHPQATAGVLDDNPVHHNLLEAARMVRCDLLINTVLSPQKEILGVYAGELEAAHLAACEQVQDLYQPRTERVDLAIISSGGEPKDINLIQAQKALDYGCRAVREGGTIVLLAACRDGFGHEHFYPWFDYQDLAQFEAALRENYQINGQTAHSLLSKARRFRVIMVSEFDAEITARMGMEKARDLQQAIDMAHANLSSMPKTLVIPDGGLVLPHQFVKVKTFADPA; via the coding sequence ATGCACATAGAGCTGAAATATGGCAACCGGAAATTGCAGGGCGAAATTCCGTTTGATGCGCAGCTGTTACAGCCGTGTATTCCCCCTCCGGCTGAAAATCCTGCATTGCAGGTTCATCGGGCTCTCGATCGCCCCCTCGCGGTTGCTCCCTTTGAACAGATCTTTTCGGCGGGGGAGCGGGTTGTTATTGTCACGAGCGACATCACGCGCTATACCGGGAGCGAGATCTATCTGCCGATTCTGGTCGAAAGGTTGAATGCTTGCGGGATCGCAGATACCGATATCAGCATTCTGATCGCCCTGGGGATCCATCGTCCACAGACCGAGGCTGAACACCGTAAAATTCTTGGCCCGCTCTTCGGACGGATCAAGGTTTTTGATCATGCCTGCGATGACCCCGCGCAGTTAGTTGAACTGGGTGAAACCAGCGCCGGAATTCCGGTCGCTGTCAATCGACGTGTGGTCGAGACGGATCGGGTGATTGTCACCGGCACCGTCGGGTTTCATTACTTTGCCGGGTTTGGCGGTGGACGCAAAGGCTTGGTTCCGGGCGTGGCGGCACGTAAAACCTGCATGGCGAGTCATTTTTCGGTGTTTAATAAGGCGCCGCAAACGGGCAAACATCCGCAGGCGACCGCCGGGGTTCTGGACGATAATCCGGTGCATCATAATCTGCTTGAAGCGGCACGCATGGTGCGCTGTGATCTGTTGATTAATACGGTCCTCTCTCCGCAAAAGGAGATTCTCGGCGTCTATGCCGGTGAACTTGAGGCAGCGCATCTGGCGGCTTGTGAGCAGGTGCAGGATCTATATCAACCTCGGACCGAAAGGGTCGATCTGGCCATTATTTCCAGTGGCGGTGAACCGAAGGATATCAACTTGATTCAGGCGCAAAAGGCGCTGGATTATGGTTGTCGGGCGGTGCGCGAAGGAGGGACGATCGTCCTGCTCGCGGCCTGCCGCGACGGCTTCGGGCATGAGCATTTTTATCCCTGGTTCGATTATCAGGATCTGGCTCAGTTTGAAGCGGCGCTGCGTGAGAACTATCAGATCAATGGACAAACCGCCCACTCACTGCTGTCGAAGGCCCGGCGTTTTCGCGTGATCATGGTCAGTGAATTTGATGCGGAAATTACCGCCCGAATGGGGATGGAGAAGGCGCGCGATCTTCAGCAGGCGATTGACATGGCGCATGCGAACCTGTCTTCAATGCCCAAAACCCTGGTGATCCCCGATGGTGGACTGGTGCTGCCGCATCAGTTCGTAAAAGTGAAGACATTTGCCGATCCTGCGTAA
- the pcnB gene encoding polynucleotide adenylyltransferase PcnB yields the protein MIKSNPEPDMSVCSVSPVILPRAAHCISRQHVDEHALKVLYRLNRQGHLAYLVGGSVRDLLLGRTPKDFDVGTDASPEEVKSLFRNCFLVGRRFRLAHIRFRGNLLVEVASFRRNPSADELPEDGDDHFHFVQNVFGTPREDAFRRDFTINALFYNIDDFSVIDHVGGLKDLEERRLRMIGDPLVRFEEDPVRMLRALEFAARLDFTIDDEIIAAIDQRRQLLSTASSARLREEIMELFRHQVAGQFCELAQRFGLLDQLFGTIPFVPQTIELLKLIDQRTAEGTPIRESIVLAGLTLAAFFERCPTERSLHLNDAVAVADELLRPHCIHYSIAQGIRCEARDLLIGCFRLARGRGMKGDARFLRHPFTPKILELFALWCQIDHSLNDTYASWQVSLDPEVKPDSDEKHRPKRRRRRPRRKAPVPG from the coding sequence ATGATCAAATCAAATCCTGAACCCGACATGTCCGTATGCTCAGTCTCACCTGTAATTCTACCGCGTGCCGCACACTGTATCTCACGTCAGCATGTCGATGAGCATGCATTGAAAGTGCTTTACCGACTCAATCGCCAGGGGCATCTTGCCTATCTGGTCGGAGGAAGTGTGCGCGATCTGCTGCTGGGGAGAACCCCGAAAGATTTTGATGTCGGTACTGATGCGTCCCCCGAAGAGGTCAAGTCGCTCTTTCGTAACTGCTTTCTGGTCGGACGGCGCTTTCGTCTGGCACATATCCGCTTTCGTGGGAACCTCCTGGTTGAGGTCGCATCTTTCAGAAGGAATCCGTCAGCTGATGAGCTCCCCGAAGACGGAGATGATCATTTTCATTTTGTGCAGAATGTTTTTGGTACCCCACGCGAAGATGCCTTTCGTCGGGATTTCACGATCAACGCACTATTTTACAATATCGATGACTTTTCGGTCATTGACCATGTCGGCGGGCTGAAGGATCTTGAGGAGCGGCGACTGCGCATGATCGGCGACCCGCTGGTTCGCTTTGAAGAGGATCCGGTGCGGATGTTGCGGGCGCTGGAGTTTGCGGCGCGGCTAGATTTTACTATTGATGATGAGATTATCGCTGCGATTGATCAGCGCCGTCAGTTGCTCTCAACCGCCTCAAGTGCGCGCCTGCGTGAAGAGATTATGGAGCTGTTCCGCCATCAGGTCGCGGGTCAGTTCTGTGAACTGGCGCAGCGTTTCGGTCTGCTGGATCAATTGTTCGGGACTATCCCCTTTGTGCCGCAGACCATCGAACTGTTAAAGCTTATCGATCAACGCACCGCTGAAGGGACACCGATTCGCGAAAGCATTGTCCTTGCGGGCCTGACCCTGGCGGCTTTTTTCGAGCGCTGTCCGACGGAGCGCAGTCTGCATCTGAATGATGCGGTTGCCGTCGCCGATGAGCTGTTGCGGCCTCACTGCATTCACTACAGCATTGCCCAGGGGATCCGTTGTGAGGCGCGTGATCTGCTGATCGGTTGTTTCCGCCTGGCGCGCGGACGCGGCATGAAAGGGGACGCCCGCTTTTTGCGCCACCCCTTCACCCCCAAAATTTTAGAATTGTTTGCGCTCTGGTGTCAGATCGACCACAGCCTGAACGATACCTACGCCAGCTGGCAGGTCTCCCTTGATCCCGAGGTGAAGCCTGATTCGGACGAGAAACATCGGCCAAAGCGCAGACGTCGTCGGCCGCGCCGCAAAGCTCCGGTCCCGGGCTAG
- a CDS encoding (Fe-S)-binding protein — translation MAKLKDLEAYREEIEQCVKCGACRAHCPVFGAERREGRVARGKIALSQAVLDGEIDFDAKVMEDLSQCLLCGSCGAGCPNKVPTEEIVAAARRRIAQEKGLSTFGKGVAAVIGRPKLMNALAKTGGKLSNLLFKKLPENSGLRLRFPVPYLESGRTLPPFTDKPFRERCPDRIEGEAGKPTVAFFTGCGINYMYPAVGEAFLKALKFLGITVIIPKDQACCGLPAVAAGAGSTVETLAEQNFAALTREPVDFILTACASCNAGLVKVYGDMEGECAELGPKTRDIFVFLLEQGLAEKLAELPRAAVRKVVTYHDPCHLRTQGITQEPRAVLKALPQVEYVEMENAGTCCGLGGTYSVYHYENSKKIGALKAGNIETSGAELVATDCPGCIMQLQDSINHAGGKQRAVHILELLNEALPD, via the coding sequence ATGGCGAAACTAAAAGACTTAGAAGCTTACCGCGAAGAGATTGAACAGTGCGTAAAGTGCGGAGCCTGTCGGGCGCATTGCCCGGTTTTTGGTGCCGAACGACGTGAGGGCCGCGTTGCGCGGGGTAAAATAGCCTTGTCGCAGGCGGTGCTTGATGGTGAAATCGATTTCGACGCCAAGGTGATGGAAGATCTCTCCCAGTGCCTCCTCTGCGGGAGTTGCGGTGCAGGCTGCCCGAACAAGGTGCCGACCGAAGAGATTGTCGCCGCCGCGCGGCGGCGGATTGCGCAGGAGAAGGGGCTGTCGACCTTTGGCAAAGGGGTGGCGGCAGTGATCGGGCGGCCGAAGTTGATGAACGCTCTGGCCAAGACCGGCGGTAAACTGTCGAACCTCTTATTTAAGAAGCTGCCTGAAAATAGCGGCTTGCGTTTGCGTTTTCCGGTCCCTTATCTCGAGTCTGGGCGCACGCTCCCGCCATTTACTGACAAACCCTTCCGCGAGCGCTGTCCTGATCGCATCGAGGGGGAGGCGGGCAAGCCGACGGTTGCCTTCTTCACCGGTTGCGGCATCAACTACATGTACCCGGCCGTCGGTGAGGCCTTTTTGAAGGCACTCAAGTTTCTTGGCATCACGGTTATTATCCCCAAGGATCAGGCTTGCTGCGGCCTGCCAGCTGTCGCAGCCGGAGCCGGCAGCACGGTCGAAACGCTCGCCGAGCAGAATTTTGCGGCCCTTACGCGTGAGCCGGTCGATTTCATTCTTACCGCCTGTGCTTCCTGCAACGCCGGGCTGGTCAAGGTCTATGGGGACATGGAAGGTGAGTGCGCCGAGTTAGGACCTAAAACACGCGATATTTTTGTTTTTCTGCTTGAACAGGGCCTGGCCGAGAAACTGGCCGAATTGCCACGGGCGGCGGTGCGCAAGGTTGTGACCTATCATGATCCCTGTCACCTGCGCACCCAGGGGATCACCCAGGAACCGCGCGCCGTGCTCAAGGCCCTGCCGCAGGTTGAGTATGTCGAAATGGAAAATGCCGGGACCTGCTGCGGGCTGGGTGGGACTTACTCGGTCTACCACTATGAAAACAGTAAGAAAATTGGAGCTCTAAAGGCGGGGAACATTGAAACCTCCGGGGCGGAGTTAGTCGCCACCGACTGTCCGGGCTGCATCATGCAGCTGCAGGATTCGATCAACCATGCCGGGGGCAAACAGCGGGCCGTGCATATCTTGGAATTGCTGAATGAAGCACTTCCTGACTGA